The following proteins are co-located in the Ancylothrix sp. D3o genome:
- a CDS encoding ABC transporter substrate-binding protein translates to MKNTAFQNSLLCLMVGLMLGSCTQNNSQSEANNFATGIPIGVAVGQTGNVALVGQESAAGAKIAEKYFNEKGGVNGKPIKLIFQDTGNDESGAINVFQTLISKDKVVGIVGPSRSQQGFAAMPVANSAKVPVLGPSTTAKGIAEIGDFVARVSAPVTIVAPNAIKAALKINPNLKNVAVFYAQDDAYSKSETDIFQQAVKEAGLNTVTVQKFQSTDTDFQTQVTGAINAKPDLVIISSLTIDGGNLVRQLRELGYKGLIVGGNGLNTPNVYPVCKKLCDGILVAQAYSPEYVNEINKYYRTTYSNQYKKDPPQFSAQAFTAVQVFVEALQQLSQKQDITKMSLSQLRTELNKQILAGKYETPLGEISFTPEGEIIQKDFYVAQIKMEADGNTGKFMYLK, encoded by the coding sequence ATGAAAAATACAGCATTTCAAAATTCGCTTTTGTGTTTGATGGTTGGGTTGATGTTGGGAAGTTGTACGCAGAATAATAGTCAATCTGAGGCTAATAATTTTGCCACCGGCATTCCTATCGGTGTTGCAGTCGGACAAACAGGAAATGTGGCATTAGTGGGGCAAGAATCAGCAGCGGGGGCAAAAATTGCGGAAAAGTATTTTAATGAGAAAGGAGGGGTAAATGGGAAGCCAATTAAGTTGATTTTTCAAGACACCGGCAATGATGAATCGGGAGCAATTAATGTTTTTCAAACTTTAATTTCTAAGGATAAAGTTGTAGGAATTGTTGGCCCAAGTCGTTCTCAACAAGGCTTTGCGGCGATGCCGGTGGCTAATAGTGCAAAGGTGCCGGTGTTGGGCCCTTCGACAACTGCAAAAGGAATCGCTGAAATTGGGGATTTTGTTGCTCGTGTTTCGGCGCCGGTGACAATTGTAGCGCCAAATGCAATTAAAGCGGCTTTAAAAATTAACCCGAATCTCAAAAATGTGGCGGTATTTTATGCACAAGATGACGCCTATAGCAAGTCGGAAACTGATATTTTTCAGCAAGCAGTAAAAGAGGCCGGTTTGAATACTGTTACTGTTCAAAAATTCCAAAGTACGGACACAGATTTTCAAACCCAAGTTACCGGCGCTATTAATGCGAAACCTGATTTGGTGATTATTTCTAGCCTGACAATAGATGGGGGTAATTTAGTTCGGCAGTTGCGAGAATTAGGGTATAAAGGTTTAATTGTTGGCGGAAATGGCTTAAACACTCCTAACGTTTATCCGGTTTGTAAAAAGCTTTGTGATGGTATTTTAGTTGCCCAAGCTTACAGTCCTGAATACGTCAATGAGATTAACAAATACTACCGCACAACCTACAGCAATCAATACAAAAAAGACCCGCCACAATTCAGCGCTCAAGCTTTCACGGCGGTACAAGTTTTTGTGGAAGCGCTTCAACAATTAAGCCAAAAACAAGACATCACAAAAATGTCGCTCTCTCAACTGCGAACGGAACTGAATAAGCAAATATTGGCTGGGAAATATGAAA
- a CDS encoding glycoside hydrolase family 3 N-terminal domain-containing protein gives MRVFLLFLKLFLAVGIVFAVGYLRTPFMADVRGVLFLGVVVLGAGLIWLEADSLRRGYLKKTKIISFLIVAIAGLGLVMALGIEGRFNYIKQGVFNSEPAKLEKLGRHFIIGYRNFEELKLLVEKKAIGGVFITTRNVKGKSIEEIKQEIEILQAMRRSQGLSPLWVAADQEGGPVSRLSPPLVNLPALSQIVGGNKEGKKDAVIEYASLQGKGLAEMGVNLNLAPVVDLNKGIVNPNDKYSQIYRRAISGDKNIVAEVALWYCNTLEKYQVKCAIKHFPGLGKVEDDTHLQAAELQASLSELTADDWVPFRRLMIDSKAFVMLGHAKLMAVDSEYPVSFSQKVVAEMIRKDWGFDGVLITDDFGMQAVYGSKDGLSGAVVKAVNAGVDLILVSFDHDLYYPAMDALLKAAKAGVLEGGMLERSKKRLEEATFFY, from the coding sequence ATGAGAGTTTTTTTGCTATTTTTGAAGTTATTTTTGGCTGTTGGGATTGTGTTTGCTGTCGGTTATTTGCGAACGCCTTTTATGGCGGATGTTCGAGGAGTTTTATTTTTGGGTGTGGTGGTTTTGGGTGCCGGTTTGATTTGGTTGGAAGCAGACAGTTTAAGGAGAGGTTATTTAAAAAAAACGAAAATAATTAGCTTTTTAATTGTTGCTATTGCTGGGTTGGGTTTGGTGATGGCGCTGGGGATTGAAGGGAGGTTTAATTATATTAAACAAGGTGTTTTTAATAGTGAGCCGGCTAAACTAGAAAAGTTAGGCCGGCATTTTATTATTGGTTATAGGAATTTTGAAGAGTTGAAATTATTGGTTGAGAAAAAAGCGATTGGCGGAGTGTTTATAACAACGAGAAATGTGAAGGGGAAAAGCATAGAAGAAATTAAACAAGAAATTGAAATATTGCAAGCAATGCGGCGCAGTCAAGGGTTATCGCCTTTGTGGGTGGCGGCGGATCAGGAAGGTGGGCCGGTTTCTCGTTTGTCTCCTCCTTTGGTGAATTTACCTGCGCTTTCACAAATTGTTGGGGGAAATAAGGAGGGGAAAAAAGATGCTGTGATTGAGTATGCTTCTTTACAAGGGAAGGGTTTAGCTGAGATGGGAGTGAATTTGAATTTGGCGCCGGTGGTGGATTTGAATAAGGGAATTGTTAATCCTAATGATAAATATTCACAAATTTACCGCAGGGCTATTTCTGGGGATAAAAATATAGTGGCTGAGGTGGCTTTGTGGTATTGTAATACTTTAGAGAAATATCAAGTTAAATGTGCAATTAAGCATTTTCCGGGGTTGGGGAAAGTGGAGGATGATACGCATTTACAAGCGGCAGAATTGCAAGCTTCGCTGAGTGAATTAACTGCGGATGATTGGGTGCCTTTTCGGAGGTTAATGATAGATTCTAAGGCTTTTGTTATGCTGGGACACGCAAAGCTAATGGCGGTAGATTCTGAGTATCCGGTTTCGTTTTCGCAGAAAGTTGTTGCAGAAATGATTAGGAAAGATTGGGGTTTTGATGGGGTTTTGATTACGGATGATTTTGGGATGCAGGCGGTTTATGGTAGTAAAGATGGGTTGTCTGGTGCGGTTGTTAAGGCGGTGAATGCGGGGGTTGATTTGATTTTGGTTAGTTTTGATCACGATTTGTATTATCCGGCAATGGATGCTTTGCTGAAGGCTGCAAAAGCGGGGGTTTTGGAGGGTGGTATGTTAGAGAGAAGTAAGAAAAGATTGGAAGAAGCAACGTTTTTTTATTGA
- a CDS encoding ABC transporter substrate-binding protein, which yields MSKFIVLVDMKKQTVHRNAGLLLLALLLGACAQQANTGASKVDLTNGIPIGIALAQTSNVALLGQEGLNGVKIAEKYFNDKGGVDGVPIRLVLQDTAGDEAGAINAFQSLIGKDKVVGIVGPTLSQQAFSASPLADRAKVPVIGASTTAKNVPEIGDYVARVSAPIVIVAPNSIKAALKLNPKIKKVAVFYAQNDVFSKSETEIFQETLKAQGLDIVTVQKFQTTDTDFQAQASNALSLNPDLVVISGLAADGGNLVRQLRELGYKGVIVGGNGFNTSNIFAVCKALCDGVLVAQAYSPQHPGEVNKTFREAYLNQYKNEPPQYSAQAFTAVQVYVEALKEVDKKTDIKNLSLEELRVELNKQLLAGKYETPLGEISFTPVGDVVQKDFYVAQLKVDKDGKNGKFEFIK from the coding sequence GTGTCTAAGTTTATTGTGCTGGTTGATATGAAGAAACAGACTGTCCATCGAAATGCTGGTTTATTATTGTTAGCTTTATTACTAGGTGCTTGTGCTCAACAAGCTAATACCGGTGCTTCTAAGGTTGATTTAACAAATGGGATTCCGATTGGTATTGCTTTGGCGCAAACAAGTAATGTGGCTTTGTTGGGTCAAGAAGGGCTAAATGGTGTCAAAATTGCTGAGAAATATTTTAATGATAAAGGAGGCGTTGATGGGGTTCCAATTCGATTAGTTTTACAAGATACGGCGGGTGATGAAGCAGGGGCAATTAATGCGTTTCAAAGTTTGATAGGAAAAGATAAAGTAGTGGGAATTGTTGGCCCTACTTTGTCGCAACAAGCTTTTAGCGCATCTCCACTTGCGGATCGCGCAAAAGTGCCGGTGATTGGGGCTTCAACTACGGCAAAAAATGTTCCTGAAATTGGCGATTATGTGGCGCGAGTTTCTGCACCGATTGTGATTGTGGCCCCAAATTCTATTAAGGCTGCTTTGAAACTTAATCCTAAAATTAAAAAAGTTGCGGTTTTTTATGCCCAAAATGATGTTTTTAGCAAGTCGGAAACGGAGATTTTTCAGGAAACGTTAAAAGCGCAGGGACTTGATATTGTTACGGTGCAGAAATTCCAAACAACTGATACAGATTTTCAAGCACAAGCGTCTAATGCGTTGAGTTTAAATCCTGATTTAGTTGTGATTTCGGGACTGGCGGCTGATGGGGGAAATTTGGTGCGTCAGTTGCGAGAGTTGGGTTATAAAGGTGTGATTGTGGGTGGTAATGGGTTTAATACTTCTAATATTTTTGCGGTGTGTAAGGCGCTTTGTGATGGGGTATTGGTGGCGCAGGCGTATAGTCCGCAACATCCAGGGGAAGTAAATAAGACTTTTCGGGAGGCTTATTTGAATCAGTATAAAAATGAACCTCCTCAATATAGTGCTCAAGCTTTTACGGCAGTTCAAGTGTATGTGGAAGCGTTAAAGGAGGTGGATAAAAAGACGGATATCAAGAATTTATCTTTGGAAGAGTTGAGGGTGGAATTAAATAAACAATTGTTGGCGGGGAAATATGAGACACCGCTGGGAGAAATTTCTTTTACGCCGGTGGGGGATGTGGTGCAGAAAGATTTTTATGTAGCACAGTTGAAGGTGGATAAGGATGGGAAGAATGGTAAGTTTGAGTTTATAAAATAG